The Amblyomma americanum isolate KBUSLIRL-KWMA chromosome 5, ASM5285725v1, whole genome shotgun sequence genome window below encodes:
- the LOC144132652 gene encoding uncharacterized protein LOC144132652 → MFLGNLPINDRSLVQESFQLDMVEQLPEDAEIIASGPPSEAPSSPDAGNVEASTSEASTPAASAEQGRARKRRQPTSAIDKVVLLLESQENHAKKMAKKEYKLSKKTVCLQEEANNINREMVGIIRQYFEVRHERPPDSSNSGE, encoded by the exons ATGTTCCTCGGAAACCTGCCTATAAATGACAGAAGCCTGGTACAGGAGAGCTTTCAG CTGGACATGGTGGAACAGCTGCCAGAGGATGCCGAGATAATTGCTTCTGGACCGCCATCAGAAGCGCCGAGCAGCCCAGACGCCGGAAACGTCGAGGCGTCGACCAGTGAGGCATCGACACCTGCTGCCTCAGCCGAGCAAGGTCGTGCGCGCAAAAGGCGACAGCCAACATCAGCAATCGATAAAGTAGTGCTGCTACTAGAAAGCCAGGAAAACCATGCCAAAAAGATGGCTAAAAAGGAATACAAGTTGTCAAAGAAAACAGTCTGTCTCCAGGAGGAGGCTAATAACATAAACCGGGAGATGGTAGGCATAATTCGCCAGTACTTTGAAGTCCGGCATGAGCGTCCGCCTGACTCCTCCAACAGCGGTGAATAA